Proteins encoded within one genomic window of Conchiformibius steedae:
- a CDS encoding M61 family metallopeptidase: MLHYTVIPDTLARQWHVTLSFEHSADTPQTLKLANWTPGSYMIRDFSRHITAIAATCNHNPVLLTQTAKNEWQIPARSGNWQISYSVYANDLSVRASLLDTQRGFIDGACLFLYLPERTEESHSIQFQGLPAEWRIHTAMTSNGEHSFTASDYAELIDHPFEMGANNDVLLFDVSGIEHRIVISGHRPTYDPDRLIADARKICEAAHNLFPQPAPFDEYVFLLHVGEHIYGGLEHRSSTALHIDRRALPSRRADQSPAYTELLGLISHEYFHSWHVKSIKPAAFIPYRLDHETYTEQLWIFEGITSYYDDLLLARSGVISPEHYLKLLAQTITRVWRTPGRKRQTLAQSAFCAWHKYYKQDENSPNAITSYYQQGALTALCLDLLIRARSPYSLDHVMQHLYQNWLDNGKGLADGDFEACVQEVTGLDLREFFATALHSTDDLPVAACLQQAGVEMRLYPLARQHTGAWVAEFPDNNEPDTDLGCRFRQEAQHALLSHVFNGGAAESAGLKPDDRIIAVDGFACTDFTAQAQTEAGEQHIVHFFRHGVLHQTELTVQNAAPETALLKINDAQALQTWLSGTNDPRENP; the protein is encoded by the coding sequence ATGCTTCACTATACCGTTATCCCCGACACCCTCGCCCGCCAATGGCACGTTACCCTGTCGTTTGAACACAGCGCCGACACTCCGCAAACGCTGAAACTGGCAAACTGGACCCCCGGCAGCTATATGATTCGCGACTTTTCCCGCCACATTACCGCCATCGCCGCCACCTGCAACCACAATCCCGTTTTGCTGACCCAAACCGCCAAAAACGAATGGCAGATTCCTGCCCGCAGCGGCAATTGGCAAATCAGCTACAGCGTGTATGCCAACGACTTATCCGTACGCGCCTCGCTGCTGGACACCCAACGCGGTTTTATTGACGGCGCGTGCCTGTTTTTATACCTGCCCGAGCGCACCGAAGAAAGCCACAGCATACAATTTCAAGGTTTGCCTGCCGAATGGCGCATTCACACTGCCATGACCAGCAATGGCGAACACAGCTTTACCGCGTCCGATTACGCCGAATTGATTGACCACCCCTTTGAAATGGGTGCGAATAACGATGTGTTACTGTTTGACGTGAGCGGGATTGAACACCGCATTGTGATTAGCGGACACCGTCCCACTTACGACCCCGACCGCCTGATTGCCGATGCCCGCAAAATCTGCGAAGCCGCACACAATCTTTTCCCCCAGCCTGCCCCGTTTGACGAATATGTGTTTCTGTTGCACGTTGGCGAGCATATTTACGGCGGTTTGGAACACCGCAGCAGCACCGCCCTGCACATTGACCGTCGCGCCCTACCTTCCCGCCGCGCCGACCAATCGCCTGCCTATACCGAACTTTTAGGCTTGATTTCGCACGAATACTTCCATTCATGGCACGTCAAATCCATCAAACCCGCCGCCTTTATCCCCTACCGTTTGGACCACGAAACCTACACCGAACAACTGTGGATTTTTGAAGGCATCACCTCTTATTACGATGATTTATTGCTGGCACGCAGCGGCGTGATTTCCCCCGAACACTATCTCAAGTTGTTGGCACAAACCATCACCCGCGTATGGCGCACGCCGGGGCGCAAACGGCAAACCCTCGCCCAATCCGCCTTTTGCGCGTGGCACAAATATTACAAACAAGACGAAAACAGCCCCAACGCCATCACCAGCTATTACCAGCAGGGCGCACTCACTGCCTTGTGCTTGGATTTACTGATACGCGCCCGCAGCCCCTACAGCCTTGACCATGTAATGCAACACCTGTATCAAAACTGGCTCGACAACGGCAAAGGTTTGGCAGACGGCGATTTTGAAGCCTGTGTTCAAGAAGTAACGGGTTTGGATTTGCGCGAATTTTTCGCCACTGCCCTGCACAGCACTGACGATTTGCCCGTAGCCGCCTGTTTGCAACAAGCAGGCGTGGAAATGCGCCTGTATCCCTTGGCACGTCAGCACACAGGCGCATGGGTGGCAGAATTCCCCGACAACAACGAACCCGATACCGATTTGGGTTGCCGTTTCCGTCAGGAAGCCCAACACGCGCTGTTAAGCCATGTGTTTAACGGTGGCGCAGCCGAATCCGCAGGACTCAAACCAGACGACCGCATCATCGCCGTAGATGGTTTTGCCTGCACCGATTTCACCGCACAGGCGCAAACCGAAGCAGGCGAACAGCACATTGTGCATTTTTTCCGCCACGGCGTGCTGCACCAAACCGAATTAACCGTACAAAACGCCGCGCCTGAAACCGCCTTGCTGAAAATCAACGATGCCCAAGCCCTGCAAACATGGTTAAGCGGAACAAACGACCCAAGGGAAAACCCATAA